Proteins encoded within one genomic window of Raineyella fluvialis:
- the otsB gene encoding trehalose-phosphatase, which yields MDKLDAVLAAPDRTILALDFDGTLAPIVPDPDRAFADPVAIAALRRLSPLLLRVAVVTGRPALKAVELGSLAGGAGLEHLIVMGQYGIERWEASSGEVVAPALPEEIIAVKEALPALLAAAGHPDAWIEDKGRAVAVHTRRLADPAVAQADLSEPVQRLAEEHGLRVEPGKNVLEIRAGGFDKGDAIRDLVQRFDPATVVYAGDDLGDLAAYDAVAALAEEGRTPVLVFPRMPGEDSPLADRADIILEGTDGMAEWLTVLADRLETRRETSPDPLES from the coding sequence ATGGACAAGCTCGACGCCGTGCTCGCCGCACCGGACCGTACGATCCTCGCCCTCGACTTCGACGGCACCCTAGCGCCGATCGTTCCCGACCCCGATCGCGCGTTCGCGGACCCGGTGGCGATCGCCGCATTGCGCCGCCTCTCGCCCCTGCTCCTGCGGGTCGCCGTCGTCACCGGCCGTCCTGCCCTGAAGGCCGTCGAGCTCGGCAGCCTGGCCGGCGGCGCTGGGCTGGAGCATCTCATCGTGATGGGCCAGTACGGCATCGAACGCTGGGAGGCGTCGAGCGGGGAGGTCGTCGCGCCCGCGTTGCCGGAGGAGATCATCGCCGTCAAGGAGGCGTTGCCGGCGCTGCTGGCCGCCGCTGGCCACCCCGACGCCTGGATCGAGGACAAGGGGAGAGCGGTCGCCGTCCACACCCGTCGACTGGCGGATCCCGCAGTGGCGCAGGCGGACCTGTCCGAACCGGTCCAACGGCTCGCCGAAGAGCACGGTCTGCGGGTCGAACCGGGTAAGAACGTCCTGGAGATCCGTGCCGGGGGTTTCGACAAGGGCGACGCGATCCGGGACCTGGTGCAGCGCTTCGATCCGGCCACCGTCGTCTACGCCGGAGACGATCTGGGCGACCTCGCCGCCTATGACGCGGTGGCCGCCCTTGCCGAGGAGGGGCGAACGCCGGTGCTGGTGTTCCCCCGGATGCCGGGGGAGGACAGTCCGCTGGCCGACCGGGCCGACATCATCCTCGAGGGCACGGACGGGATGGCGGAGTGGCTGACCGTGCTGGCCGATCGGCTGGAGACGCGACGGGAGACCTCACCCGACCCCCTAGAATCGTGA
- a CDS encoding alpha,alpha-trehalose-phosphate synthase (UDP-forming) translates to MSAESAEAAESHPADFVVVANRLPVDRASDGGGGTAWRTAPGGLVTALEPVMRDRQGAWVGWHGAPDEALDPFDYDGYHLVPVQLSAQEVEEYYEGFSNGTLWPLYHDVVAKPEYHREWWDAYHAVNERFAEATAQVAAQGATVWVQDYQLQLVPQMLRQRRPDLRIGYFLHIPFPPIELFQQLPWRRQIIEGLLGADIIGFQTPGGAQNFTRICRHRLKMETHREVVTLPTGRSTRAKAYPISIDAKGLESLAQSQATLERAAELRRELGDPEVLFLGVDRLDYTKGIYHRLRAYGELVADGIVDPRKVAFLQVATPSRERVEEYKRLRDEVNMLVGRINGDLGDVRRPAITYLHASFPRAELAAMYTAADVCVVTPLRDGMNLVCKEYVACRSNTDGALVLSEFTGAAGELRQAYMINPYDINSMKHGMTLAMNDTVQNKRRRMRALRRQVFTHDIDAWATSFLDDLAALPPAQAPSSGPQA, encoded by the coding sequence ATGTCAGCAGAATCAGCAGAAGCAGCAGAGTCCCACCCGGCCGACTTCGTTGTGGTGGCCAACCGGCTTCCGGTGGACCGGGCGAGCGACGGTGGGGGCGGCACCGCCTGGCGCACGGCGCCGGGGGGCCTCGTCACCGCGCTCGAGCCCGTCATGCGGGACCGGCAGGGCGCCTGGGTCGGATGGCATGGCGCCCCCGACGAGGCGCTCGACCCCTTCGACTACGACGGCTATCACCTCGTCCCGGTGCAATTGAGCGCGCAGGAGGTCGAGGAGTACTACGAGGGCTTCTCCAACGGCACCCTGTGGCCGCTCTACCACGACGTGGTGGCCAAGCCGGAGTACCACCGTGAATGGTGGGACGCCTACCACGCCGTCAACGAGCGATTCGCGGAGGCGACGGCCCAGGTGGCCGCCCAGGGCGCCACGGTATGGGTCCAGGACTACCAGTTGCAGCTGGTGCCGCAGATGCTGCGCCAGCGTCGCCCGGACCTGCGGATCGGATACTTCCTGCACATCCCGTTCCCCCCGATCGAGCTCTTCCAGCAGCTGCCGTGGCGGCGCCAGATCATCGAGGGTCTCCTCGGGGCCGATATCATCGGGTTCCAAACCCCCGGCGGTGCCCAGAACTTCACCCGGATCTGCCGTCACCGGCTGAAGATGGAGACCCATCGTGAGGTCGTCACCCTCCCCACGGGACGCTCGACCCGCGCCAAGGCGTACCCGATCTCGATCGACGCCAAAGGACTGGAGTCGCTCGCGCAATCCCAGGCCACCCTTGAACGGGCCGCCGAGTTGCGCCGGGAACTGGGCGACCCTGAGGTGCTCTTCCTCGGGGTCGACCGGCTCGACTACACCAAGGGCATCTACCACCGGCTCCGCGCCTACGGGGAGCTCGTCGCCGACGGGATCGTCGATCCCAGGAAGGTGGCGTTCCTCCAGGTGGCGACGCCGTCGCGCGAACGGGTCGAGGAGTACAAGCGCCTCCGCGACGAGGTGAACATGCTGGTCGGGCGCATCAACGGCGACCTGGGCGACGTCCGGCGACCGGCGATCACCTACCTGCACGCGTCGTTCCCCCGCGCCGAGTTGGCGGCGATGTACACAGCCGCGGACGTCTGCGTGGTCACACCGCTGCGGGACGGGATGAACCTGGTGTGCAAGGAGTACGTCGCCTGCCGCAGCAACACGGACGGGGCCCTGGTGCTCAGCGAGTTCACCGGGGCAGCCGGTGAGCTGCGCCAGGCGTACATGATCAACCCCTACGACATCAACAGCATGAAGCACGGCATGACCCTGGCGATGAACGACACGGTGCAGAACAAGCGCCGGCGGATGCGGGCGCTGCGTCGTCAGGTGTTCACCCATGACATCGACGCCTGGGCGACCTCGTTCCTCGACGACCTGGCCGCCCTTCCCCCGGCACAGGCGCCGTCGTCAGGGCCACAGGCATGA
- a CDS encoding acyl-CoA thioesterase, giving the protein MDEQGMRYHSRMWVRPENLNANGTLFGGHLLSWIDEQVALYSIVQLGNERVVTKYMSEINFVSSAWQGDIIELGIFPVKFGRTSLTLRCNVRNMVTRESIITVDKIVMVSLDDQGRPLEHGYSEITYARDRIPHRMKPIPRPEPHIPEAVSSHEPLADLDG; this is encoded by the coding sequence ATGGACGAGCAAGGGATGCGTTATCACTCCAGGATGTGGGTCCGCCCCGAGAACCTCAATGCGAACGGGACCCTGTTCGGAGGACATCTGCTCTCCTGGATCGACGAGCAGGTGGCGCTGTACTCGATCGTGCAGCTCGGCAACGAGCGCGTCGTGACGAAGTACATGTCGGAGATCAACTTCGTCTCGTCCGCCTGGCAGGGCGACATCATCGAACTGGGCATCTTCCCGGTGAAGTTCGGCCGGACCTCGCTGACCTTGCGCTGCAACGTCCGCAACATGGTGACGCGCGAGTCGATCATCACGGTCGACAAGATCGTCATGGTGTCCCTCGACGACCAGGGCCGCCCCTTGGAGCACGGCTACTCGGAGATCACCTACGCCCGCGACCGGATCCCGCACCGGATGAAGCCGATCCCCCGTCCGGAGCCGCACATCCCGGAGGCCGTGTCGTCCCACGAGCCCTTGGCCGACCTCGACGGCTGA
- a CDS encoding AAA family ATPase, with product MDNQEAARLVDEALTQVRRVIVGQEHMVERLMVALLARGHCLLEGVPGTAKTLAVRTFATVVGGDFARVQFTPDLVPSDIVGTRIYKPSEEGFDVELGPIFVNFLLADEINRAPAKVQSAMLEVMGERQVSIGGTTFPAPSPYIVIATQNPIESEGVYPLPEAQRDRFLLKVDVPYPHGDEEFEILRRMSVDVPVARPVLDNASVLELQQRTSHVFVHQLVAEYIVRLVLATRSPADFGLPDLADVISIGCSPRATLGLVGAARALALIHGRDYVLPTDVQAVARDVMSHRLQLGFDAVADNVDPAEVIDRVVAMVPAPTPVWEEQPSFHG from the coding sequence GTGGACAACCAGGAGGCGGCCCGACTGGTCGACGAGGCCCTGACGCAGGTGCGGCGGGTCATCGTCGGCCAGGAGCACATGGTGGAGCGGCTGATGGTCGCTCTCCTCGCCCGTGGCCACTGTCTCCTCGAGGGGGTGCCGGGTACGGCCAAGACGCTGGCGGTGAGGACCTTCGCCACCGTCGTCGGCGGCGACTTCGCCCGGGTCCAGTTCACACCCGACCTGGTCCCCTCCGACATTGTCGGCACCCGCATCTACAAGCCCTCCGAGGAGGGATTCGACGTCGAGCTCGGCCCGATCTTCGTGAACTTCCTGCTCGCCGACGAGATCAACCGGGCGCCGGCCAAGGTGCAGTCGGCGATGCTGGAGGTGATGGGGGAGCGGCAGGTCTCCATCGGCGGGACGACGTTCCCCGCCCCGAGCCCCTACATCGTCATCGCGACCCAGAACCCGATCGAGTCCGAGGGCGTCTACCCCCTGCCCGAGGCCCAGCGCGACCGGTTCCTGCTGAAGGTGGACGTCCCCTACCCCCACGGCGACGAGGAGTTCGAGATCCTGCGCCGGATGAGCGTCGACGTGCCGGTGGCCCGGCCGGTGCTCGACAACGCCTCGGTGCTCGAACTCCAGCAGCGGACCAGCCACGTCTTCGTCCACCAGCTGGTCGCCGAGTACATCGTCCGGCTGGTCCTTGCCACGCGGTCGCCGGCGGACTTCGGACTGCCCGACCTCGCCGACGTCATCTCCATCGGCTGCTCGCCACGCGCCACCCTCGGGCTGGTCGGAGCCGCCCGCGCCCTCGCCCTCATCCACGGTCGTGACTACGTCCTGCCGACCGACGTCCAGGCCGTGGCCCGCGACGTGATGTCCCACCGGCTCCAGTTGGGTTTCGACGCCGTGGCTGACAACGTCGACCCGGCGGAGGTCATCGACCGGGTGGTGGCGATGGTGCCGGCGCCCACTCCGGTCTGGGAGGAGCAGCCGAGCTTCCATGGCTGA
- a CDS encoding HoxN/HupN/NixA family nickel/cobalt transporter yields MSSTPPARSPGTSAPSVWQTLLTSWTRADRMRVAGVLAVVVLMHLLAFGVLFGVLVPAHYHVGTRAFGVGLGLTAYTYGLRHAFDADHIAAIDNTTRKLRGEGTRSTSVGFWFSLGHSTIVAVLAALAAAGSQMVTALTRDGNAAPRILGLVGTTVSGGFLYLIAALNLVALVGILRVWQAMRRGEYDESRLEEHLDSRGVVARILRRLNRTISHPGQMYLVGMLFGLGFDTATEVVLLVIAGSGAASGLPWYAIMVLPLLFAAGMSLLDTLDGLFMSVAYDWAFLDPVRKVYYNLSITGLSIAVALVIGTIDFVGVLHDDVGWVNPFSTWISGIGLNNVGFVVVGLFVLVWVVAVAYWRATRVGDRWVVEEEVRR; encoded by the coding sequence ATGTCATCCACCCCGCCGGCGCGGTCCCCAGGCACGTCAGCACCCAGCGTGTGGCAGACCCTGCTGACGTCGTGGACGCGTGCGGACCGGATGCGTGTCGCGGGGGTGCTGGCTGTGGTGGTCCTGATGCACCTGCTGGCGTTCGGGGTGCTGTTCGGCGTGCTCGTCCCGGCGCATTACCACGTGGGCACCCGAGCCTTCGGCGTCGGACTGGGACTGACGGCGTACACGTACGGTCTGCGGCACGCCTTCGACGCCGACCACATCGCGGCGATCGACAACACCACCCGCAAGCTCCGCGGCGAGGGTACGCGGTCCACCTCGGTGGGATTCTGGTTCTCCCTGGGACATTCCACGATCGTGGCGGTGCTGGCGGCCCTCGCCGCCGCGGGATCCCAGATGGTCACTGCGTTGACCAGGGACGGGAATGCGGCACCGCGGATCCTCGGGTTGGTCGGGACGACTGTCTCGGGCGGCTTCCTCTACCTCATCGCGGCGCTCAACCTGGTGGCCCTGGTCGGGATCCTGCGGGTCTGGCAGGCGATGCGGCGCGGCGAGTACGACGAGAGCCGACTGGAGGAGCACCTCGACTCCCGCGGAGTCGTGGCGCGCATCCTGCGCCGGTTGAACCGCACGATCAGCCATCCGGGGCAGATGTACCTGGTGGGCATGCTCTTCGGCCTCGGCTTCGACACCGCGACCGAGGTGGTGCTGCTCGTCATCGCGGGCAGCGGTGCGGCCTCGGGCCTGCCGTGGTACGCCATCATGGTGCTGCCGTTGCTGTTTGCGGCGGGGATGAGTCTGCTGGACACCCTCGACGGGCTGTTCATGAGCGTGGCGTACGACTGGGCGTTCCTCGATCCGGTCCGGAAGGTCTACTACAACCTCTCGATCACCGGATTGTCCATCGCCGTGGCCCTCGTCATCGGGACGATCGACTTCGTCGGGGTGCTGCACGACGACGTCGGCTGGGTGAACCCCTTCAGCACGTGGATCAGTGGCATCGGGCTCAACAATGTGGGCTTCGTCGTGGTGGGCCTCTTCGTCCTTGTGTGGGTCGTCGCTGTCGCTTACTGGCGCGCGACGAGGGTGGGGGATCGGTGGGTCGTCGAGGAGGAGGTCCGGCGCTGA
- a CDS encoding DUF58 domain-containing protein, with protein sequence MADDAASSLVRPPDHPTLPLDRLAPEAALRRLELTVVRRLEGYLQGDHLGVLPGPGSDPNDARPYRPGEDDVRKIDWPVTARTQVTQVRDTIADRELEVWALLDMTPSMNWGTAGITKRDLGIAALATFGFLSQRMGDRFGGMVMRPEGVRLVPARSGRTALYGLLRSLLEEPIVPDATDPGLPLADAIDDLGRAQRRRGLRIIVSDFLTPGDTEVDPDVPPPWERALRRLSVRNQVIAVEVIDRREVEFPDLGDILVRSPETSFQRYVNTGDARLRRAMDAAAARQRERTRLALRRAGVGHLLLRTDGDWVSEIARFVLGYRRTAGFLHRPPRGVAR encoded by the coding sequence ATGGCTGACGATGCCGCCTCCTCCCTGGTCCGCCCCCCGGACCACCCGACGCTGCCGCTCGATCGGCTCGCGCCGGAGGCGGCTCTGCGCCGGCTCGAACTCACCGTCGTACGGCGCCTCGAGGGGTACCTCCAGGGCGACCACCTCGGCGTGCTGCCCGGACCGGGCAGCGACCCCAACGACGCGCGGCCCTACCGTCCGGGCGAGGACGACGTCCGCAAGATCGACTGGCCCGTGACGGCCCGCACCCAGGTCACCCAAGTCCGTGACACCATCGCCGATCGCGAGCTCGAGGTGTGGGCGCTGCTCGACATGACCCCATCGATGAACTGGGGCACCGCCGGCATCACCAAACGCGACCTCGGCATCGCCGCCCTCGCCACCTTCGGGTTCCTCTCGCAGCGGATGGGCGACCGGTTCGGCGGCATGGTGATGCGTCCCGAGGGTGTTCGCCTCGTCCCGGCCCGATCCGGCCGGACGGCCCTGTACGGGCTGTTGCGCTCGCTCCTCGAGGAACCCATCGTCCCCGACGCCACCGACCCGGGGCTGCCCCTCGCGGACGCCATCGATGACCTCGGCCGGGCCCAGCGGCGGCGTGGGCTGCGGATCATCGTCTCGGACTTCCTCACCCCAGGTGACACTGAGGTGGACCCCGACGTACCCCCGCCGTGGGAGCGCGCGTTGCGACGCCTCTCGGTGCGCAACCAGGTGATCGCCGTCGAGGTGATCGACCGCCGGGAGGTGGAGTTCCCCGACCTCGGCGACATCCTCGTCCGCTCGCCCGAGACCTCGTTCCAGCGCTACGTCAACACGGGTGACGCCCGGTTGCGACGGGCCATGGATGCCGCCGCAGCACGGCAGCGGGAACGCACCCGCCTCGCCCTGCGCCGAGCAGGCGTCGGTCACCTGCTGCTGCGTACGGACGGTGACTGGGTCTCCGAGATCGCGAGGTTCGTCCTCGGGTACCGGCGCACGGCCGGCTTCCTGCACCGGCCACCGCGCGGGGTGGCACGATGA
- a CDS encoding TIGR04053 family radical SAM/SPASM domain-containing protein — translation MSMHTAAHPGVVRTLHHDAGERPHVLVWEVTRACQLACRHCRADAFTRPDPRQLTTAEGKALLDDFASYGTPRPIVILSGGDAFERPDLEELIAYGTSIGLPIALSPSVTPLLTDERLASVRSAGVKAFSLSLDGATAATHDSFRGIEGTFDATLEAAKLVVKHGFRFQVNTTICRNNLDELPGILQTVMGMGAHLWYLLFLVPMGRGSDLEGLSPEEMEDVMHWLHDISDRIAIKTTEGQTYRRVAIQRDDALEAGLPLPATGPLHARLMERTIELLGDGGHRRPPRPAIGVNSGSGFAFIDHVGDVYPSGFLPFDCGNVRDRPFHEIYAEAPMMQALRKPSQYSGKCGVCEFNWICGGSRARAYAMLGDPLASDPSCAYVPPAWAAGGGAIVGAKLGG, via the coding sequence ATGTCCATGCACACGGCCGCACACCCGGGCGTCGTCCGCACACTCCATCACGACGCCGGGGAGCGCCCCCACGTCCTGGTCTGGGAGGTGACCCGAGCCTGTCAGCTGGCCTGCCGCCACTGTCGCGCCGACGCCTTCACCCGTCCCGATCCGCGGCAGTTGACCACGGCTGAGGGCAAGGCGCTGCTCGACGACTTCGCCAGTTACGGGACTCCACGCCCCATCGTCATCCTGTCGGGCGGGGATGCGTTCGAACGCCCCGATCTGGAGGAGCTGATCGCGTACGGTACGTCGATCGGGCTGCCGATCGCCCTGTCACCGTCGGTCACCCCGCTGCTGACAGACGAGCGACTGGCGTCCGTACGCTCCGCCGGGGTCAAGGCGTTCTCGCTGTCATTGGACGGCGCGACCGCCGCAACGCACGACTCCTTCCGTGGCATCGAGGGCACCTTCGACGCCACGCTCGAGGCCGCGAAGCTGGTGGTGAAGCACGGCTTCCGGTTCCAGGTGAACACGACCATCTGTCGCAACAACCTCGATGAGCTGCCCGGGATCCTCCAGACCGTCATGGGGATGGGCGCCCACCTCTGGTACCTGCTCTTCCTCGTGCCGATGGGCCGCGGCTCCGACCTCGAGGGACTCTCCCCCGAGGAGATGGAGGATGTCATGCACTGGCTGCACGACATCTCCGACCGCATCGCGATCAAGACCACCGAAGGGCAGACGTACCGGCGCGTGGCGATCCAACGGGACGACGCGCTCGAGGCGGGCCTTCCCCTGCCAGCGACGGGCCCTCTCCACGCCCGACTGATGGAGCGCACCATCGAACTCCTCGGCGATGGCGGCCACCGTCGCCCGCCCCGCCCGGCTATCGGGGTCAACTCCGGGAGCGGCTTCGCGTTCATCGACCACGTGGGGGACGTCTATCCCAGCGGGTTCCTTCCCTTCGACTGTGGGAACGTCCGGGACCGGCCTTTCCACGAGATCTACGCCGAGGCGCCGATGATGCAGGCGCTGCGGAAGCCGTCGCAGTACTCCGGCAAATGCGGCGTCTGCGAGTTCAACTGGATCTGCGGCGGTTCCCGGGCCCGCGCCTACGCAATGCTGGGCGACCCGCTCGCCTCCGACCCGAGCTGCGCCTACGTGCCCCCGGCCTGGGCCGCCGGCGGCGGGGCGATCGTGGGGGCGAAGCTGGGAGGCTGA
- a CDS encoding HAD hydrolase family protein, translating to MIPRLIATDLDGTFLHPDGVVSQTNARAVRAALDEGVHVVFATGRPPTWMQPIADLGLPTAPVIGCNGAIRYDLATGEVAEVVDIDPALIATLGQRVREVLPGVTLGLQRGDSFGYEPGYLESPPTVPGYRCAPLEDLLVGGPVLKVLVQSYRAPLDDVLTALREVAGEELTLTWSTRGADTGERVLVEVGARGVDKAAMLARYCATLGLDAGDVAAFGDMPNDLEMLSWAGRAYVMPPRHPLLAGIGRAVERSCSEDGVGRTILEWFNGVRGSTLTGVMDQASLD from the coding sequence GTGATTCCCCGCCTCATCGCCACCGATCTGGACGGCACCTTCCTCCATCCCGACGGGGTCGTCTCCCAGACCAACGCGCGCGCCGTCCGGGCAGCCCTGGACGAGGGCGTGCACGTGGTGTTCGCCACGGGACGGCCGCCGACCTGGATGCAGCCGATCGCCGACCTCGGCCTGCCCACCGCGCCGGTGATCGGGTGCAACGGGGCCATCCGCTATGACCTGGCGACGGGCGAGGTCGCCGAGGTCGTGGACATCGACCCCGCGCTGATCGCGACCCTGGGCCAGCGGGTGCGCGAGGTCCTGCCCGGTGTCACGCTGGGGCTGCAACGTGGGGATTCGTTCGGCTACGAGCCGGGCTACCTGGAGTCCCCACCTACCGTTCCGGGTTATCGCTGCGCGCCGCTGGAGGACCTGCTGGTCGGTGGCCCCGTCCTCAAGGTGCTGGTGCAGTCCTACCGTGCCCCGCTGGACGACGTACTGACTGCGTTGCGGGAGGTGGCCGGGGAGGAACTCACCCTCACCTGGTCGACGCGCGGAGCCGACACCGGGGAACGGGTGCTGGTCGAGGTCGGCGCCCGCGGCGTGGACAAGGCCGCCATGCTGGCCCGCTACTGTGCCACGCTCGGGCTGGACGCCGGCGACGTCGCCGCTTTCGGCGACATGCCGAACGACCTGGAGATGCTCAGTTGGGCGGGTCGCGCGTACGTGATGCCACCTCGGCATCCCCTGCTGGCCGGCATCGGCCGGGCGGTCGAGCGGTCCTGCTCCGAGGACGGTGTGGGGCGCACGATCCTCGAATGGTTCAACGGCGTCCGCGGGAGCACGCTGACCGGCGTGATGGATCAGGCGTCCCTAGACTGA